The Fusarium musae strain F31 chromosome 12, whole genome shotgun sequence genome window below encodes:
- a CDS encoding hypothetical protein (CAZy:AA7): MATLDTLKQSLRQAASATASHATQPLSHVQYSAGFDVFMQGAESTTYHNFIVPQLSSLLDRLLKSRGHISVLEIGPGPKSVFGYLPYYIRRKVRRYVAFEPNDLFAIRLDEWLHPTSGTKPPLPCLERRPDIHHMPFAPDNDNKNTRGGTSFGTSDGGKFDIVMFCHSMYGMKPKRRFIEQALKSLDEHPEPGIVVVFHRDSDLNLDGLVCHHTASFPTGVVRVATDDETLDRFSSFIAGFAFRDAKMDQAIRGEWRKLCHALGRREKVYPDHLLFSSPNVMITFTKHAIALPDLMAQMPLANEDRRIKNQEARLHRPASIVKPTRIQHIQQCVKWALEQNVGVTVIGGSHSGQCLWPNVVAIDMSAFDQVHTVVAESEGGQTNLDPKSLVVAEAGCNAGEIIRKTMAVGLTVPLGARPSVGSGLWLQGGIGHLARLHGLACDAIVGAVMVSVASGQVLAVGRVPNKYRPADAVQSEVESDLLWALKGAGTNFGIVVSVVFETHAARTYSVRNWSIPLKGDHEAQLKLHEFDQCTRTLPGHCSADAYLYSNNAQMHLGVTLIESATTKVPPQSHTLIGSALGPEDTLKTVDGVGLFETELYISGGGAVSDVADHATAFGCRDWDFACVITAVWSRDQGGTEVALSAMQWVYSVASDLLPLSSGAYGADLGPDPRDAALAAKAFGPNGPRLAWLKQSLDPRNVLAYACPLPKPPMKQKLIILATGESGVGKDYCADVWVSMFTRCADTHCKARKVSISDATKREYAAATGADLDALLGDRTYKEQHRLALTAFFKEQMRQQPRLPVKHFLNAVSDAADMDVLVITGMRDEAPTATLSHLVPNSRLLDIRVTASEETRQARRKCPVNDNNQHDNHCKNEHCGSNGSNSESNSTTLDYRHSLVFDNEATGDAMARRFADKYLLPLIHKDLERLANMVVPVPDYPRPGIEFRHVLNIAQQQGGLALCTSLLRTQFKGDWGKIGAVACCEAGGFVYASALAQQVDVPLALIRETGKLPPPTIFVEKPLSHISGSRSDDSRGKRIEMSQDVIPRGSSVVVIDDVLATGKTLCAVLQLLAKAGISNENISIMVVAEFPAHHGRELLYHRGFGGISIESLLVFQGV; this comes from the exons ATGGCCACTCTCGACACCCTGAAGCAAAGCCTTAGGCAGGCAGCGAGTGCGACAGCATCGCACGCAACGCAGCCGTTGTCCCACGTGCAGTACAGTGCCGGTTTCGACGTCTTTATGCAAGGCGCGGAATCGACGACATACCATAACTTCATTGTCCCTCAACTCTCTTCGCTCCTAGACCGTTTACTGAAATCGCGGGGCCATATCTCGGTGCTAGAAATTGGACCCGGCCCAAAGAGCGTTTTTGGATACTTGCCCTATTATATCAGGCGCAAAGTAAGGAGATATGTTGCGTTCGAGCCTAACGACTTGTTTGCCATCAGGCTAGATGAATGGCTTCACCCCACCTCAGGTACAAAGCCACCTCTACCATGTCTGGAACGCCGCCCCGATATCCATCACATGCCGTTCGCACCAGACAACGACAACAAAAACACAAGGGGCGGTACCAGCTTCGGAACAAGTGATGGTGGGAAGTTCGATATCGTCATGTTCTGCCATAGCATGTACGGCATGAAACCTAAACGCAGATTTATCGAACAAGCACTGAAATCACTTGACGAACACCCAGAACCGGGAATAGTGGTAGTATTCCATCGTGACAGCGACTTGAACCTTGACGGCTTGGTGTGTCATCACACGGCGTCTTTCCCCACCGGGGTCGTTCGGGTAGCAACCGACGATGAGACACTGGACCGATTTAGTTCTTTCATCGCGGGCTTTGCCTTCCGAGATGCGAAAATGGACCAAGCTATTCGGGGCGAATGGCGTAAGCTGTGCCACGCACTTGGTCGTCGCGAAAAAGTATACCCCGACCATCTCTTGTTCAGTTCGCCCAACGTCATGATAACTTTTACCAAACATGCAATTGCATTGCCGGACTTGATGGCGCAGATGCCATTGGCGAATGAAGACAGGAGAATTAAAAACCAGGAGGCCCGCCTCCACCGTCCCGCATCGATTGTTAAGCCGACACGGATTCAGCACATCCAGCAGTGCGTGAAATGGGCCCTTGAACAAAACGTTGGCGTTACTGTCATAGGCGGAAGCCATAGCGGCCAGTGTCTTTGGCCCAACGTCGTCGCCATTGACATGAGTGCTTTTGATCAAGTACACACGGTAGTAGCTGAGAGTGAGGGAGGACAAACCAATCTCGATCCTAAGTCCCTGGTTGTCGCGGAGGCTGGCTGTAATGCCGGAGAGATTATCCGCAAGACAATGGCAGTAGGCTTAACAGTACCGCTGGGAGCCCGCCCCAGTGTAGGCTCAGGGCTATGGCTGCAGGGCGGTATTGGACACTTGGCCAGATTGCATGGACTTGCGTGCGACGCTATCGTGGGCGCCGTGATGGTCAGCGTTGCCTCTGGTCAAGTACTAGCCGTCGGTCGCGTGCCGAACAAATATCGACCAGCCGATGCAGTGCAGTCAGAAGTTGAAAGTGATTTGTTATGGGCTTTGAAAGGCGCAGGCACAAACTTTGGCATCGTTGTCAGCGTTGTCTTTGAAACTCATGCGGCCCGAACATATTCCGTCCGAAACTGGAGCATCCCCCTGAAAGGCGATCATGAAGCGCAGCTCAAGCTTCACGAATTTGATCAATGTACCAGGACGCTCCCTGGACACTGTTCTGCGGATGCTTATTTGTATTCGAACAACGCGCAGATGCATCTTGGCGTTACGTTGATCGAATCTGCTACGACCAAAGTGCCTCCCCAATCGCATACGCTCATAGGCTCAGCACTGGGACCGGAGGATACTCTCAAGACCGTTGATGGCGTCGGCCTATTCGAAACTGAGTTGTACATATCCG GGGGTGGGGCTGTCAGCGATGTGGCCGATCATGCTACCGCTTTCGGGTGTCGAGACTGGGACTTTGCCTGCGTGATAACTGCTGTCTGGTCTCGTGACCAAGGCGGGACTGAAGTTGCTCTGAGTGCCATGCAATGGGTGTATAGCGTCGCCAGTGACTTATTGCCCTTGAGCAGCGGGGCTTACGGTGCTGACCTCGGGCCAGACCCTAGAGACGCGGCGCTGGCGGCCAAGGCCTTCGGACCGAACGGACCGCGGCTGGCCTGGCTCAAGCAGAGCCTAGACCCGCGCAACGTTCTGGCGTACGCCTGTCCGCTCCCGAAACCGCCAATGAAACAGAAGCTAATTATTCTTGCTACGGGAGAAAGCGGCGTTGGGAAAGACTACTGCGCTGATGTTTGGGTCTCCATGTTTACTAGATGTGCCGACACACACTGCAAAGCACGCAAGGTGAGCATCAGCGATGCCACCAAGCGAGAGTACGCAGCAGCTACTGGCGCAGACTTGGATGCTCTGTTGGGCGATCGCACTTACAAGGAACAACATAGGCTAGCATTGACAGCATTCTTCAAGGAACAGATGCGTCAGCAACCTCGACTGCCCGTGAAGCACTTCCTGAATGCGGTGTCCGACGCTGCAGATATGGATGTACTAGTAATCACTGGGATGAGAGATGAGGCGCCGACTGCAACGTTGTCGCATTTAGTTCCAAACAGCAGATTGCTTGACATTCGTGTCACAGCTAGCGAAGAGACGAGACAAGCTCGCCGGAAGTGCCCTGTCAATGATAATAATCAACATGACAACCATTGCAAGAATGAACATTGTGGCAGCAATGGTAGTAATTCCGAGTCGAATTCGACCACATTGGACTATCGCCATAGTCTCGTCTTTGACAATGAAGCAACTGGGGATGCCATGGCCAGAAGGTTTGCGGATAAATACCTCCTTCCCCTCATTCATAAGGACTTGGAGCGACTAGCTAATATGGTGGTCCCTGTGCCTGATTACCCACGCCCAGGGATCGAGTTCCGACATGTACTCAACATCGCCCAGCAGCAGGGCGGTTTGGCTTTGTGCACTTCTCTGCTACGAACCCAGTTCAAAGGTGACTGGGGTAAAATTGGTGCCGTAGCCTGTTGCGAAGCGGGAGGCTTCGTGTATGCATCGGCGTTGGCTCAGCAAGTTGACGTCCCCTTGGCGCTGATCCGCGAAACTGGGAAGCTTCCCCCACCCACCATTTTTGTCGAAAAGCCTTTGTCGCATATCTCGGGCTCAAGATCTGATGATTCAAGAGGGAAGAGAATTGAAATGAGTCAGGATGTGATTCCTAGGGGCTCATCGGTGGTGGTGATAGACGATGTACTTGCCACGGGAAAGACACTTTGTGCAGTGCTTCAACTGTTGGCTAAAGCAGGCATTAGTAACGAGAATATCAGCATCATGGTCGTAGCTGAATTTCCAGCTCACCACGGCCGGGAACTCCTGTATCATCGTGGCTTTGGTGGTATCAGTATTGAAAGCCTCTTAGTTTTTCAAGGGGTCTAG
- a CDS encoding hypothetical protein (MEROPS:MER0030934) → MRVSNYILLLTAVLTPQATAAPSSNESSTYLPAVDLGYELHRAIWHNLDTDLYKFQNVRYGRSPTGKLRFRAPRPPLETRTVVQTGAGTRICPQGQPQWQAKTLMAIGKYSNPTVPFTLEGWVEAIENGTVPPGNINANATEDCLLLDVYVPRKVLKAAGTGDKQGVPVLVFIHGGGGVFGSKDGSGPTLFEPSGILAQAQSAFNQDFVFVTLNYRLGAFGWLNSAEVLADGDANAALLDQRFALQWVQDNIHLFGGSKDHVTIMGESGGASSALRHLIAAGEDKNQQGASCMPTKKLFQQVILQSPADVPVATSNPDELYDGFLSILQAGNLDAVRSMPSAAVIAANAAQVAAFPHTNYVHAPIVDSDTSFGPVIESLQEGKFDKSVKVMAAHNIFEGGFFFDPSVKTDANFDKWLERSFPGLDVKQRQELAKEIYPPAYDGSVGYVDMNTRQMRVWGESAIDCAFNAISQATKDKSYAYEFGVSPGFHIQDLSYTFGTPATAMRPSQKSLQLAIASFVLKGVPVLENGKEFPIFGDEGLLVNITAAGAISSVPNSVNQTRCF, encoded by the exons ATGCGTGTATCTAACTACATACTACTGTTGACTGCTGTGTTGACCCCACAAGCCACTGCAGCCCCAAGCTCTAACGAAAGCTCGACTTATCTCCCTGCAGTTGATCTAGGCTAT GAACTCCACCGCGCCATCTGGCATAACCTCGACACCGACCTCTACAAATTCCAAAACGTCCGCTACGGCCGGTCCCCTACCGGTAAACTCCGCTTCCGCGCCCCTCGACCCCCTCTTGAGACCCGCACGGTTGTTCAGACCGGCGCCGGAACACGCATATGCCCGCAAGGTCAGCCCCAATGGCAGGCCAAGACGCTAATGGCCATCGGCAAGTACTCGAACCCGACAGTGCCCTTTACCTTGGAGGGCTGGGTCGAGGCAATCGAGAATGGGACGGTGCCGCCGGGGAATATCAATGCAAATGCAACTGAGGACTGTCTGTTGCTGGATGTATATGTTCCCAGGAAGGTGCTCAAGGCAGCGGGAACGGGGGATAAGCAGGGTGTGCCGGTGCTTGTATTC ATCcatggcggcggcggcgtcTTCGGCTCTAAAGACGGCTCTGGGCCCACCCTCTTTGAACCCTCGGGCATCCTGGCACAGGCCCAATCTGCCTTTAACCAGgacttcgtcttcgtcaccCTCAACTACCGTCTCGGCGCCTTTGGCTGGCTTAACAGTGCTGAGGTGCTTGCCGACGGTGACGCCAACGCGGCCCTCCTTGACCAGCGCTTCGCCCTCCAGTGGGTTCAGGATAATATTCACTTGTTCGGCGGGTCCAAAGACCACGTGACGATTATGGGAGAGTCTGGGGGTGCAAGCTCGGCTCTTCGTCACTtgattgctgctggtgaggATAAGAACCAGCAGGGTGCTTCGTGTATGCCGACGAAGAAACTGTTCCAGCAGGTTATCTTGCAGAGTCCGGCTGATGTGCCCGTGGCGACCAGCAACCCAGATGAGCTCTATGACGGGTTCCTCTCCATCCTCCAAGCTGGCAACCTAGATGCTGTCAGGTCTATGCCCTCCGCTGCCGTCATCGCCGCCAACGCCGCCCAGGTCGCGGCCTTTCCCCACACAAATTATGTTCATGCCCCCATCGTCGACTCAGACACCTCGTTCGGTCCCGTGATCGAATCCTTGCAGGAAGGGAAGTTCGATAAATCAGTGAAAGTGATGGCCGCGCACAACATCTTCGAGGGCGGGTTCTTCTTTGATCCGAGTGTAAAGACAGATGCCAACTTTGATAAGTGGTTGGAGAGGTCGTTCCCGGGGCTGGATGTGAAGCAGAGGCAGGAGTTGGCGAAGGAAATCTATCCACCTGCGTATGATGGGTCGGTGGGGTATGTGGACATGAATACCAGACAAATGAGAGTGTGGGGTGAGTCAGCCATTGACTGTGCCTTCAACGCCATCAGCCAGGCTACTAAGGACAAGAGCTACGCTT ACGAATTTGGTGTCTCCCCTGGTTTCCACATCCAGGACCTCTCCTACACCTTCGGCACTCCCGCCACCGCCATGCGCCCGTCTCAAAAGTCTCTTCAACTCGCCATCGCCAGCTTTGTCCTGAAGGGGGTGCCAGTCCTGGAGAACGGGAAGGAGTTCCCTATCTTCGGTGACGAGGGTCTACTGGTAAATATTACAGCTGCTGGAGCTATTTCTTCAGTGCCGAATAGTGTCAATCAGACCAGGT gcTTTTAG